A single genomic interval of Fibrobacter sp. UWB13 harbors:
- the rsmD gene encoding 16S rRNA (guanine(966)-N(2))-methyltransferase RsmD, whose amino-acid sequence MPIRITGGSLRGRNIESPDTMKTRPTASRTREALFNILQGVDGFRMLDLFAGSGIMGLEALSRGAASVTAVELARPQARMIEQSYKSVGMDSRLKLLETSVLTLKKEIVCADGGFDLIYADPPFKDMDYPDLRPFIEWLSPGGVAVFEAPSRKLPEWAKGDDFQGQVRRYGESSLIIIRA is encoded by the coding sequence ATGCCGATTCGAATTACTGGCGGTTCTTTGCGGGGACGCAATATCGAGTCCCCGGATACCATGAAAACACGTCCGACAGCTTCCCGCACGAGGGAAGCTCTCTTTAACATATTGCAGGGCGTCGATGGATTCCGCATGCTGGACCTTTTTGCCGGCAGTGGCATTATGGGGCTTGAGGCGTTGAGCCGTGGGGCAGCAAGTGTGACTGCGGTGGAGCTTGCTCGTCCGCAGGCGAGGATGATTGAACAATCCTACAAGTCGGTCGGCATGGATTCCAGGCTCAAGCTTCTGGAAACAAGCGTGCTTACGCTCAAGAAAGAGATTGTCTGTGCCGATGGCGGTTTTGACTTGATTTACGCGGATCCGCCGTTCAAGGACATGGATTACCCGGACTTGCGACCGTTTATCGAATGGCTGAGCCCTGGTGGTGTGGCTGTTTTTGAGGCTCCGAGCCGCAAGTTGCCTGAATGGGCTAAGGGTGATGATTTTCAGGGGCAAGTTCGCCGCTATGGCGAGTCGTCGCTGATAATTATTAGGGCGTGA
- the coaD gene encoding pantetheine-phosphate adenylyltransferase: MVWNSKAKKKSVVEEGCGHRVAVFAGSFDPFTVGHLDLVKRAAGIFDSLIVLVAQNASKKNLFDAETRKAMVEAAVSEFPNVSVAVHGGLTVDFMKSVGAHYLVRGIRNSADLDAEQAVAWNNKVIYGDGDVETVLLLSAQEHLVVSSTLVRELLKCGAEKSAAEQKSLISKYVPKNMVSMLLKEFRKNYEAI, from the coding sequence ATGGTGTGGAATTCTAAAGCAAAGAAAAAATCAGTTGTGGAGGAAGGCTGCGGACACCGTGTGGCGGTGTTTGCGGGATCCTTCGATCCGTTTACAGTCGGTCACCTTGACCTTGTAAAACGTGCCGCCGGCATCTTTGATTCCCTGATTGTACTTGTCGCCCAGAATGCAAGTAAGAAAAACTTGTTTGATGCCGAAACGCGCAAGGCGATGGTGGAGGCGGCGGTCTCTGAATTCCCGAATGTATCGGTCGCCGTCCATGGTGGGCTGACGGTCGATTTTATGAAATCGGTGGGCGCGCATTACCTGGTGCGCGGAATCCGCAATTCTGCCGACTTGGATGCTGAACAGGCGGTCGCCTGGAACAACAAGGTCATTTACGGTGATGGCGATGTCGAGACGGTGCTTTTGCTCAGTGCGCAGGAACATCTTGTGGTGAGCAGTACGCTTGTGCGAGAACTCCTCAAGTGTGGTGCCGAGAAGAGTGCCGCCGAACAGAAGTCGCTAATTTCTAAATATGTGCCGAAGAACATGGTCTCCATGCTTTTAAAAGAGTTTAGGAAAAATTATGAAGCCATTTAA
- a CDS encoding 3-deoxy-manno-octulosonate cytidylyltransferase — translation MNKVSCIVPARMGSSRFPGKPLLKLNGKEMIVRTMERALLADCFDRIVCATDSPEIEAVVQAAGFDCVMTGECATGSDRVAEAAKKLGLDLVVNLQGDEPLVEPSVLRDVAKDLSEHPDCWVTVACPLNPAEAELKTVVKVLVRDGVAVDFTRSVPPAEANRWFQHQGIYAYSREARDEFASLTQNKIELERSLEQMRILGRRPIRIVQSAYPSISVDVPADAAHVENILVDRLLYPLLDEPSIKGNERI, via the coding sequence TTGAACAAGGTCAGTTGCATCGTTCCTGCCCGCATGGGCTCGTCCAGATTCCCGGGGAAACCTCTCCTGAAGCTCAACGGCAAGGAGATGATTGTCCGTACTATGGAACGCGCGCTCCTTGCGGATTGCTTTGATCGCATTGTCTGTGCGACGGACAGTCCTGAAATCGAAGCTGTCGTCCAGGCGGCTGGCTTTGACTGCGTGATGACTGGCGAATGTGCAACAGGTTCCGACCGCGTGGCGGAGGCCGCCAAAAAGCTTGGTCTTGACCTTGTCGTGAATCTTCAGGGCGATGAGCCTCTCGTTGAACCTTCCGTGCTCCGCGATGTCGCGAAAGACCTCTCGGAACACCCCGACTGCTGGGTGACGGTCGCATGCCCGTTGAACCCTGCAGAAGCTGAACTCAAGACCGTCGTGAAAGTGCTCGTGCGCGACGGTGTGGCTGTAGACTTTACAAGGTCTGTGCCGCCTGCAGAAGCGAACCGCTGGTTCCAGCACCAGGGCATTTACGCATACTCCCGCGAAGCTCGCGATGAGTTTGCGTCGCTCACGCAGAACAAGATTGAGCTGGAACGCTCGCTGGAGCAGATGCGAATCTTAGGGCGCCGCCCCATCCGCATTGTCCAGAGCGCTTACCCGAGCATTTCCGTGGACGTCCCTGCGGACGCAGCCCACGTCGAGAATATATTAGTAGATCGTTTATTATATCCCTTATTAGATGAACCCTCTATAAAAGGCAATGAACGCATCTGA
- a CDS encoding rhomboid family intramembrane serine protease, translated as MKPFKYLPKALQTLLLANAVVFIIAFLGRGLEVNLGAGYGSLTDYINYYGAFMPRVPLELWRYVTYMFIHFDFMHFFFNMLMLWMFGSEVAEWMGTRHFVSMYFFCGIFAALFSFFMCVLGLTNNPIIGASGALMGVFVAYYKFFPDRVILMFFVIPMRIKNAMWVMIALDILFANSGDMIAHFAHLGGVVAGFIYMAIFQNGAKVLYNSPLSAIFRLFSRDPEKYNRDRSSGARSNSRRSDEPEVLEGEVFYVDEQKRMDEILKKVEREGLQSLSESEREFLLKAGDKLRRRRGGF; from the coding sequence ATGAAGCCATTTAAATATTTGCCCAAGGCTTTGCAGACGCTTTTGCTTGCGAATGCAGTCGTATTCATTATCGCTTTTCTTGGGCGTGGACTAGAAGTTAATTTAGGGGCTGGTTATGGGAGCCTCACGGATTACATCAACTACTACGGCGCCTTTATGCCGAGAGTTCCGCTGGAGCTTTGGCGCTATGTGACGTACATGTTCATCCATTTCGACTTTATGCATTTCTTCTTCAACATGCTGATGCTCTGGATGTTCGGTTCAGAGGTCGCGGAATGGATGGGGACGCGTCATTTTGTCTCAATGTACTTTTTCTGTGGCATTTTTGCGGCGCTGTTCAGTTTCTTCATGTGCGTCCTCGGGCTTACGAACAATCCGATTATCGGTGCGTCGGGCGCCTTGATGGGTGTCTTTGTCGCTTACTACAAGTTTTTCCCGGATCGCGTTATCCTCATGTTCTTTGTCATTCCGATGCGAATCAAGAATGCCATGTGGGTGATGATTGCGCTTGATATTCTCTTTGCTAATTCGGGCGACATGATTGCGCACTTTGCCCACTTGGGCGGTGTGGTCGCTGGTTTTATTTACATGGCAATTTTCCAGAACGGAGCGAAGGTGCTTTACAATTCACCGCTTTCGGCTATTTTCCGTTTGTTCTCCAGAGACCCTGAAAAGTATAATCGAGACCGTAGTTCGGGAGCGCGTTCGAACTCGCGCCGTTCCGATGAACCGGAAGTTCTCGAAGGTGAAGTGTTCTACGTAGATGAACAGAAACGCATGGATGAAATTCTCAAGAAGGTGGAGCGCGAAGGCCTCCAGTCCTTGAGTGAATCGGAACGTGAATTTTTATTAAAAGCGGGTGACAAGTTGCGTCGCCGTCGCGGAGGATTCTAA
- a CDS encoding choice-of-anchor I family protein: MKRTAFVMSLLMCAGFSFAKKSDVPAGPFHLRSILKQIASIPMTTAEISAYMPEKKVLFVVGGENVLEVVDMADPAKPQKISEVKLPGGASSVTVNGDLVAVSLLNNPEWKMGHVQVMRYNKKLEVLGKHELCYMPDMITFTPDGKNLLVACEGSPDENFVEDPEGGIGVLSIAGVNVSSAADLAKAWKKPQKTVVGFGELDSLALMAKGVRKTGVKSFVQSLEPEYITVSEDSKMAWVSLQENNALVKFDVESKKILDVFPLGYVDHSKPGFGLDIKKNKQIEIKNYPLRGLRQPDGISAFTVNGKTFVLTANEGAPVNDYKAWTDVTTPMMLAQNGLLDPSVFTTEMLEEVKNISVSNLERCNVAPDKTENGRCPYMYSFGTRSISIFDGETGHLMWDSGDAFEQTMAQMAPDYFNWNSKKGKVKMDARSEDKGCEPENVTTGIVGDKRYAFVGLERTSGVAVFDITGIESGNAPKLEDFYLDPKDRGPEGILFIPAEKSPNGEPLLVVGYEYSKTLAVYSVK, from the coding sequence ATGAAAAGAACCGCTTTCGTCATGAGCCTGCTTATGTGCGCGGGCTTTTCGTTTGCTAAAAAATCGGATGTGCCGGCAGGACCGTTCCATTTGCGTTCGATACTGAAGCAGATTGCTTCCATTCCGATGACGACGGCTGAAATTTCGGCGTACATGCCCGAAAAGAAAGTGCTGTTCGTGGTTGGCGGCGAAAATGTTTTGGAAGTGGTCGATATGGCAGACCCCGCAAAGCCCCAAAAGATAAGTGAAGTCAAGTTGCCGGGTGGCGCCTCTAGCGTGACGGTCAATGGTGACCTCGTAGCGGTAAGTCTTTTGAACAACCCCGAATGGAAAATGGGACATGTGCAGGTCATGCGCTACAACAAGAAACTTGAAGTTCTTGGTAAACATGAACTGTGCTACATGCCTGACATGATTACGTTTACTCCGGATGGAAAGAATTTGCTCGTGGCATGCGAAGGCTCTCCGGATGAAAATTTTGTGGAAGACCCGGAAGGCGGCATTGGTGTTTTGTCGATTGCTGGCGTGAATGTGTCGAGTGCTGCTGATTTGGCGAAAGCTTGGAAAAAGCCGCAGAAGACGGTTGTCGGATTTGGCGAACTCGATTCGCTTGCTCTGATGGCAAAGGGCGTTCGTAAGACGGGCGTGAAGAGTTTTGTTCAGTCGCTTGAGCCGGAATACATTACGGTCTCCGAAGATTCCAAGATGGCTTGGGTGAGCTTGCAAGAGAACAATGCGCTTGTGAAGTTTGATGTCGAATCGAAGAAAATATTGGATGTGTTCCCGCTTGGTTATGTGGATCATTCCAAGCCGGGATTTGGTCTGGACATCAAGAAGAACAAGCAAATTGAAATCAAGAATTATCCGTTGCGTGGTTTGCGCCAACCGGATGGAATTTCGGCGTTCACTGTGAACGGAAAGACGTTTGTGCTTACGGCGAATGAAGGTGCTCCGGTCAATGATTACAAGGCTTGGACGGATGTGACGACTCCGATGATGCTGGCTCAGAATGGCTTGCTGGATCCTAGCGTGTTTACGACCGAAATGCTCGAAGAGGTGAAGAACATTTCTGTGAGCAATTTGGAACGCTGCAATGTGGCTCCGGATAAGACGGAGAATGGCAGATGCCCTTACATGTATAGCTTTGGAACGCGCTCGATTAGCATTTTCGATGGCGAAACGGGGCACCTGATGTGGGATTCTGGCGACGCTTTTGAACAGACGATGGCTCAGATGGCGCCTGATTACTTTAACTGGAATTCCAAGAAGGGCAAGGTCAAAATGGATGCCCGCAGTGAAGACAAGGGCTGCGAACCGGAAAACGTGACGACGGGTATTGTGGGCGATAAGCGCTATGCTTTTGTTGGCCTGGAACGCACGAGTGGCGTTGCCGTGTTTGACATTACGGGAATCGAGAGCGGGAATGCTCCGAAACTGGAAGATTTCTATTTAGACCCGAAAGATCGCGGCCCTGAAGGCATCTTGTTTATCCCTGCTGAAAAGAGCCCGAATGGTGAACCGCTTTTAGTTGTAGGCTACGAGTACAGCAAAACTCTCGCTGTGTATAGTGTGAAGTAA
- the gatC gene encoding Asp-tRNA(Asn)/Glu-tRNA(Gln) amidotransferase subunit GatC, whose protein sequence is MLEREEVLKLAKLSRLSIAEEDIPAIKGHLDKMLDHLEALKALDLSNVEPMTAVENGATILREDVPVQGFTLEQAFANAPAVENDHFAIPKVM, encoded by the coding sequence ATGCTTGAACGTGAAGAAGTTTTGAAGCTCGCGAAGTTGTCTCGCTTGAGCATTGCAGAAGAAGATATTCCGGCAATCAAGGGTCACTTGGACAAGATGCTCGACCATCTCGAAGCATTGAAGGCTTTGGACCTTTCGAACGTGGAACCGATGACCGCTGTCGAAAACGGCGCTACCATCCTCCGCGAAGACGTGCCGGTGCAGGGCTTTACGCTCGAACAGGCTTTTGCTAACGCTCCGGCTGTCGAAAACGACCACTTCGCCATCCCGAAGGTGATGTAA
- a CDS encoding adenosine kinase, with product MKKVLGMGAALVDILANVSDEWIQAQGVQKGGMNMVDWPQMEKFLGALDNPIRVPGGSTCNTMVGLSRLHGKAAFISKIGDDELGKLFQEHLKNNGVESKLGMSDVATGCVFSAVTPDAQRSMWTYLGASDFLGSDDFTPALYDDVGLLYAEGYRAFNGECFKKSFTLARSLGVETALDFSSFGVVEACRKLFDELFEEKMIDIIIANEDEAFAYAGVKEEAALEVLAKKAKVAVVKIGKRGALIAKDGVVTRVSAGAAKAIDTTGAGDLWASGFLYGYMNGWNMERSGKLGSIVSNEVVQVMGAQIPEEGWQRIYAQM from the coding sequence ATGAAGAAAGTTCTTGGTATGGGCGCTGCCCTTGTTGATATTTTGGCTAACGTGAGCGATGAATGGATTCAAGCTCAGGGTGTACAGAAGGGTGGCATGAACATGGTCGACTGGCCGCAGATGGAAAAGTTCCTCGGCGCTCTTGACAATCCGATTCGCGTGCCGGGTGGCTCGACTTGCAATACCATGGTGGGGCTTTCTCGCTTGCATGGCAAGGCTGCTTTTATTTCGAAGATTGGCGATGACGAACTCGGCAAGCTTTTCCAGGAACACTTGAAGAATAACGGCGTGGAATCGAAGCTCGGGATGAGCGATGTCGCTACGGGTTGCGTTTTCTCTGCTGTGACTCCGGATGCCCAGCGTTCCATGTGGACTTACCTTGGCGCTTCGGACTTCCTCGGTTCGGATGACTTTACTCCGGCTCTTTATGACGATGTGGGACTCCTTTACGCTGAAGGCTACCGTGCATTTAATGGCGAATGCTTCAAGAAGTCGTTTACGCTCGCGCGTAGCCTCGGTGTCGAAACCGCTCTCGACTTTAGCTCGTTCGGCGTGGTCGAAGCTTGCCGCAAGCTCTTCGATGAACTCTTCGAAGAAAAGATGATTGATATCATCATCGCTAACGAAGATGAAGCTTTTGCTTATGCTGGTGTCAAGGAAGAAGCGGCTCTTGAAGTCTTGGCGAAGAAGGCTAAGGTCGCGGTCGTGAAGATTGGCAAGCGCGGTGCCTTGATCGCTAAGGATGGCGTGGTAACTCGCGTGTCTGCGGGTGCTGCAAAGGCTATTGATACGACGGGTGCTGGTGACCTCTGGGCATCGGGATTCCTCTATGGCTACATGAACGGCTGGAATATGGAACGCTCGGGCAAGCTCGGTAGCATTGTTTCGAACGAAGTCGTTCAGGTGATGGGCGCCCAGATTCCGGAAGAAGGCTGGCAGCGCATTTACGCCCAGATGTAA
- a CDS encoding ATP-dependent helicase C-terminal domain-containing protein produces the protein MRTYKDLAIAEEEQKLVDAVNKTNNLLVEAPTGSGKSLYIPWFLSNHFSGRIVVLQPRRIAALALAQYSAKLHNEPCGKTVGYQFRQDSCKSSATRILFQTYGNFLQELLHGKMNAEWVIFDEYHERKADMDLLFAYLLKLQAASQASGRESIKAPRIAVMSAKLNREEMEQALGVKCLELGHPLYPVQILHQKPAAGVNISAGQGIESEVVRALRTLYRNNVWQTTLVFLPGKAEIAKSHTAASEALGDNVAEFLELYGGQDRETQDRIFEETERPRVIFTTNIAETSITVPNVTGVVDSGIERVSEYDDSEKVNVLRTLPISLQNAIQRSGRSGRTQNGCAIRLWTEDAEKHMPQGIVPEVLQIEPSELLLQKAALEDSWALSPNGSRVTIDDDVIASPKGAKQSQIKLPTAIPEARERVATSMLNNFGMLQDGHITELGKRAIQTPISSIPLALILAKATSAADLPDLLLAAMAWIHSGTEFVQKSKNTLNLFTLASDTLSKAINVPREVSFSLKQLRDFRDSLKEMPVYSPSSHFIAQQLLAAFPDALATPSGNVYKLSNGNTIRLQVSEPPYALLALSMLRTGGGSKSELHVSLYAPVPKELLGGESENIRYELLWRSGQERFIGVEIHESESPNGDVRETSRKEILPQETSPKVLEKLKELTAEAWRDKLEKENWTGRYLTENIQTLLIKMRLAAKLYPEYGLPEFNDEDMELILNELTDGIFLLRDINEDRYRNIVEDYFGKSMLAWLQKTFPDHYVLPNGKRARYSYQEVATADEQSSGKIVQSADGVLVEISARIEDFMQLRGEHKIADGKLKVRYDILAPNFRTIQKTWDLTSFWQNTYAEVRKELRGRYPKHPWPEKIM, from the coding sequence ATGCGCACGTACAAAGATTTAGCCATTGCCGAAGAAGAACAAAAGCTCGTAGACGCCGTCAACAAGACGAACAACTTGCTCGTCGAAGCGCCCACCGGTAGCGGTAAGTCTTTGTACATCCCATGGTTCTTGAGCAATCACTTCAGTGGTCGCATTGTCGTATTGCAACCGAGACGCATTGCAGCACTCGCCCTCGCGCAATACTCCGCAAAGCTTCACAACGAACCTTGCGGAAAGACGGTCGGTTACCAGTTCCGCCAAGACAGTTGCAAATCCAGCGCTACGCGAATTTTGTTCCAAACGTACGGTAACTTTTTACAGGAACTTCTGCACGGCAAGATGAACGCGGAATGGGTCATCTTCGACGAATACCACGAACGCAAAGCCGACATGGACTTGCTCTTTGCGTACTTGCTCAAATTGCAAGCCGCAAGCCAAGCATCAGGTCGTGAAAGTATCAAAGCACCGAGAATCGCCGTCATGAGTGCAAAGCTCAACCGCGAAGAAATGGAACAAGCGCTCGGCGTCAAATGTCTAGAACTCGGACATCCGCTTTATCCCGTGCAAATTCTTCACCAGAAACCCGCCGCAGGCGTAAACATCAGCGCAGGTCAGGGAATCGAAAGTGAAGTTGTCCGTGCATTGCGCACGTTGTACCGCAATAACGTATGGCAAACAACGCTCGTATTCTTGCCGGGTAAAGCAGAAATTGCCAAAAGCCACACCGCCGCGAGCGAAGCTCTGGGCGACAACGTCGCCGAGTTCCTTGAACTCTACGGCGGTCAAGACCGCGAAACGCAAGACCGCATTTTTGAAGAAACAGAACGCCCACGCGTCATCTTTACAACCAACATTGCAGAAACGTCTATCACAGTTCCAAATGTGACAGGCGTTGTTGATAGCGGCATTGAGCGAGTCAGCGAATATGACGATAGCGAAAAAGTAAACGTCCTCCGTACGCTCCCGATTTCGTTGCAGAACGCCATCCAGCGCAGCGGCCGTAGCGGTCGTACACAAAACGGTTGCGCCATCCGCCTCTGGACGGAAGATGCCGAAAAACACATGCCACAAGGCATCGTGCCCGAAGTCTTGCAAATCGAACCCTCGGAACTTTTATTGCAAAAGGCTGCACTTGAAGATTCATGGGCCCTATCGCCTAACGGCTCCAGGGTGACAATTGATGATGACGTCATTGCGAGCCCCAAAGGGGCGAAGCAATCTCAAATAAAACTGCCCACGGCGATTCCAGAAGCGCGCGAAAGAGTCGCCACATCGATGCTCAATAACTTCGGCATGTTGCAAGACGGTCACATCACGGAACTCGGCAAGCGAGCCATTCAAACACCGATTTCAAGCATTCCGCTCGCATTGATTTTAGCGAAAGCAACAAGCGCCGCAGACCTCCCCGACTTGCTCCTCGCCGCCATGGCCTGGATCCATTCCGGCACAGAATTTGTACAGAAATCAAAAAATACACTCAACTTGTTCACGCTCGCAAGCGATACGCTTTCTAAAGCCATCAACGTTCCACGAGAAGTTTCGTTCTCGCTAAAGCAGCTCCGCGACTTCCGCGACTCATTAAAGGAGATGCCCGTTTACTCTCCGTCCTCACATTTCATAGCGCAGCAACTTCTCGCCGCATTCCCAGATGCACTCGCCACTCCAAGCGGTAACGTTTACAAGTTGAGCAACGGCAACACAATCCGTTTGCAAGTTTCAGAGCCGCCATATGCATTGCTCGCGCTCTCTATGCTCCGCACGGGTGGCGGCAGCAAATCAGAACTGCACGTAAGCCTTTACGCTCCAGTGCCCAAAGAATTGCTCGGCGGCGAAAGCGAAAACATTCGCTATGAACTGTTATGGCGTAGCGGTCAAGAACGCTTTATCGGTGTCGAGATTCATGAAAGCGAAAGCCCCAACGGCGACGTTCGCGAAACAAGCCGCAAAGAAATCCTCCCGCAAGAAACCTCGCCCAAAGTCCTCGAAAAGCTCAAAGAGCTCACCGCCGAAGCTTGGCGCGACAAGCTCGAAAAAGAAAACTGGACCGGTCGTTACCTCACCGAGAACATCCAGACGCTCCTCATCAAGATGCGTCTTGCAGCAAAGCTTTACCCGGAATACGGCCTCCCCGAATTCAATGACGAGGATATGGAACTTATTCTAAACGAGCTTACGGACGGCATATTCCTTTTGCGCGACATCAACGAAGACCGTTACCGTAACATTGTCGAAGATTACTTCGGCAAGTCCATGCTTGCATGGTTGCAAAAAACGTTCCCCGATCATTACGTATTGCCCAACGGCAAGCGCGCCCGCTACAGCTATCAAGAAGTCGCCACCGCCGATGAACAGAGCAGCGGCAAGATTGTGCAAAGTGCAGACGGCGTTCTTGTCGAGATATCCGCACGCATCGAAGACTTTATGCAGCTCCGCGGCGAGCACAAAATCGCAGATGGCAAGCTCAAAGTACGTTACGACATTCTCGCACCAAACTTCCGCACGATTCAAAAGACATGGGATCTCACAAGTTTTTGGCAAAACACCTACGCCGAAGTTCGCAAAGAACTCCGCGGACGCTATCCAAAGCACCCGTGGCCTGAAAAAATCATGTAA
- a CDS encoding ComEA family DNA-binding protein yields the protein MNASEKRILKLAILLFIIGLTVRYLPWGLPSIETFEVGDAIVVANAPPVASSAAVPDADTSAVPFNDTDKVITLTDPVPKLSEHHRKTKKKVTFPLNINTASADDLCAIKGVGPKLAEKIIERRNASGPFKAPSDLKKVHGIGKKKLENMIQLIIFD from the coding sequence ATGAACGCATCTGAAAAAAGAATTCTCAAACTCGCAATCCTCCTCTTTATCATTGGCTTAACCGTCCGCTACCTCCCGTGGGGACTCCCGTCTATCGAAACGTTCGAAGTCGGTGACGCTATAGTTGTCGCAAATGCGCCTCCGGTAGCATCTTCGGCAGCGGTTCCTGATGCAGATACGAGTGCGGTCCCGTTTAACGATACCGACAAAGTAATAACCCTTACAGATCCCGTCCCGAAATTGTCCGAGCATCACCGTAAGACGAAGAAAAAAGTCACGTTCCCGCTGAACATCAATACGGCGAGTGCGGACGACTTGTGCGCGATAAAGGGGGTGGGACCCAAGCTCGCGGAGAAGATTATAGAGCGCCGAAACGCCTCTGGACCGTTCAAAGCCCCTTCAGATCTCAAAAAAGTGCATGGAATTGGAAAGAAAAAGCTTGAAAACATGATACAATTGATAATTTTTGATTAG